The following proteins come from a genomic window of Iamia sp. SCSIO 61187:
- a CDS encoding serine hydrolase domain-containing protein, whose amino-acid sequence MTDVQGHCDARFAAVRDTFAAAFERGEERGASVAVTLDGAPVVDIWAGVADDDGTPWAEDTIVNVYSTTKTMAALCVLMLADRGEVDLSAPVATYWPEFAANGKEGVLVSHVMSHTSGLSGFDPAITPDDLYDWDAVCGRLAAQAPWWEPGTASGYHAVTQGYLQGEIVRRVTGRSIGTFFREEVAEPLGADFHIGLPASEDGRVADLVPPPGAAAALDAVDLDSIAARTLLSCPIDATEPRTRAWRGAEIPAAGGTGNARSVGRVHSALACGGEVDGVRLLSEAGVERILDEQSHTDDLVLGLKIRFGMGFGLMNESIPLSSSPRSFFWGGYGGSIALVDLDQRLTITYVMNKMSSGLAGDLRGASIVFATYAALAA is encoded by the coding sequence ATGACCGACGTCCAGGGACACTGCGACGCGCGCTTCGCCGCCGTCCGCGACACCTTCGCCGCCGCCTTCGAGCGGGGCGAGGAGCGGGGCGCCAGCGTGGCCGTGACCCTCGACGGCGCCCCGGTCGTCGACATCTGGGCCGGCGTGGCCGACGACGACGGGACGCCGTGGGCCGAGGACACGATCGTCAACGTGTACTCGACCACCAAGACCATGGCCGCCCTCTGCGTGCTCATGCTTGCCGACCGCGGCGAGGTCGACCTCTCCGCCCCCGTCGCCACCTACTGGCCCGAGTTCGCGGCCAACGGCAAGGAGGGCGTGCTCGTCTCGCACGTCATGAGCCACACCTCCGGGCTGTCGGGCTTCGACCCCGCCATCACGCCCGACGACCTCTACGACTGGGACGCCGTGTGCGGCCGGCTGGCGGCCCAGGCCCCGTGGTGGGAGCCGGGCACAGCCTCGGGCTACCACGCCGTCACCCAGGGGTACCTCCAGGGCGAGATCGTGCGGCGGGTCACCGGGCGTTCGATCGGCACCTTCTTCCGCGAGGAGGTGGCCGAGCCGCTCGGCGCCGACTTCCACATCGGTCTGCCGGCGTCGGAGGACGGCCGGGTCGCCGACCTCGTCCCGCCGCCGGGAGCGGCGGCGGCGCTCGACGCCGTCGACCTCGACTCGATCGCCGCCCGCACCCTGCTGAGCTGCCCCATCGACGCCACCGAGCCCCGCACCCGGGCCTGGCGGGGCGCCGAGATCCCCGCCGCCGGCGGGACCGGCAACGCCCGGTCGGTGGGTCGGGTCCACTCGGCGCTCGCCTGCGGGGGCGAGGTCGACGGGGTGCGCCTGCTGTCGGAGGCGGGCGTCGAGCGCATCCTCGACGAGCAGAGCCACACCGACGACCTGGTGCTGGGCCTGAAGATCCGGTTCGGCATGGGCTTCGGCCTCATGAACGAGTCGATCCCGCTGAGCAGCAGCCCCCGGTCGTTCTTCTGGGGCGGCTACGGCGGCTCGATCGCCCTGGTCGACCTCGACCAGCGGCTCACCATCACCTACGTGATGAACAAGATGAGCAGCGGCCTGGCCGGCGACCTGCGCGGCGCCTCGATCGTGTTCGCCACCTACGCCGCCCTGGCCGCCTGA
- a CDS encoding GNAT family N-acetyltransferase yields MRVERVDPVVTRPLRNAVLRPGMDVDAVHWPDIESPDAVTYAVVGDDGAPLTTVTVIPAPCPWRPDDRPAWQLRGMATADEARGRGVGRLALDAAVDHVRATGAALLWCNARDVALSFYARAGFVVEGEGFVNATGIPHHPMALPLR; encoded by the coding sequence ATGCGCGTGGAGCGGGTCGATCCGGTCGTGACGCGCCCGCTGCGGAACGCGGTCCTGCGCCCGGGGATGGACGTCGACGCCGTCCACTGGCCCGACATCGAGTCGCCCGACGCCGTCACCTACGCCGTCGTCGGCGACGACGGCGCCCCGCTCACCACCGTCACCGTGATCCCGGCGCCGTGCCCGTGGCGGCCCGACGACCGCCCGGCCTGGCAGCTGCGGGGCATGGCCACCGCCGACGAGGCGCGGGGGCGGGGCGTCGGGCGCCTGGCCCTCGACGCAGCCGTCGACCACGTGCGGGCGACGGGCGCCGCCCTCCTCTGGTGCAACGCCCGCGACGTGGCCCTGTCGTTCTACGCCCGGGCCGGCTTCGTGGTCGAGGGCGAGGGCTTCGTCAACGCCACCGGCATCCCCCACCACCCCATGGCGCTGCCCCTGCGGTGA
- a CDS encoding GbsR/MarR family transcriptional regulator: MVSEPARGFVERFGTLLEEAGIPRMPARVFATLVTSDEGALTAAELAEALGVSPAAISGAVRYLRQVDLLVRERERGSRRDRYVLHDEVWYEAAARRDQLLGRWVANMRDGAASFGPDTPTGARLVETGAFYQFLLEEMPEMLGRWREQKADRVAAFGRGVETTAS; encoded by the coding sequence ATGGTGTCCGAGCCAGCCCGCGGGTTCGTCGAGCGCTTCGGGACGCTGCTCGAGGAGGCCGGCATCCCTCGCATGCCCGCCCGCGTCTTCGCCACCCTGGTCACCAGCGACGAGGGGGCCCTGACCGCCGCCGAGCTGGCCGAGGCCCTCGGGGTCAGCCCGGCGGCGATCTCCGGGGCGGTGCGCTACCTCCGCCAGGTCGACCTCCTGGTGCGCGAGCGGGAGCGGGGGTCGCGCCGCGACCGGTACGTGCTCCACGACGAGGTCTGGTACGAAGCCGCCGCCCGGCGGGACCAGCTGCTGGGCCGGTGGGTGGCCAACATGCGCGACGGCGCCGCGTCGTTCGGCCCCGACACCCCGACCGGGGCCCGCCTGGTCGAGACGGGCGCGTTCTACCAGTTCCTCCTCGAGGAGATGCCCGAGATGCTGGGGCGCTGGCGGGAGCAGAAGGCCGACCGCGTCGCCGCCTTCGGGCGCGGGGTGGAGACGACCGCGTCGTGA
- a CDS encoding ABC transporter ATP-binding protein — MGDLVIDVAGLRKRFGATVALDGLDLTVGRGEVHGFVGPNGSGKSTTIRVLLGLLRADGGTVRLLDGDPWRDAVALHRRLAYVPGDVDLWPNLTGGEAIDVISRLRGGLDRGRRDEMVDRFDLDPTKRGRTYSKGNRQKVALVAALASDVELLVLDEPTSGLDPLMEAVFQDCIREATADGRTVLLSSHILAEVEALCDRLSIIRQGRTVESGTLDEMRHLTRTTLDVEVARPPTGMDGLAGVHGLRVDEVVAGDGGPDGDGRGHRVRFDVDTDQLGRAIAHLSDLGIRSLASHPPTLEELFLRHYGDELEGEA; from the coding sequence ATGGGTGATCTCGTCATCGACGTCGCCGGCCTGCGGAAGCGCTTCGGTGCGACGGTGGCGCTCGACGGGCTGGACCTCACCGTCGGGCGGGGCGAGGTCCACGGCTTCGTCGGGCCCAACGGCTCCGGCAAGTCGACCACCATCCGGGTCCTGCTCGGCCTGCTCCGCGCCGACGGCGGGACCGTGCGCCTGCTCGACGGCGACCCCTGGCGCGACGCCGTCGCCCTTCACCGCCGGCTCGCCTACGTGCCCGGCGACGTCGACCTGTGGCCCAACCTGACCGGCGGCGAGGCCATCGACGTGATCAGCCGGCTGCGGGGCGGGCTGGACCGGGGTCGGCGCGACGAGATGGTCGACCGCTTCGACCTCGACCCCACCAAGCGGGGGCGCACCTACTCGAAGGGCAACCGCCAGAAGGTCGCCCTGGTGGCGGCGCTGGCCTCCGACGTCGAGCTGCTGGTGCTCGACGAGCCCACCTCGGGTCTGGACCCGTTGATGGAGGCCGTGTTCCAGGACTGCATCCGCGAGGCCACCGCCGACGGGCGCACCGTCCTGCTCTCGAGCCACATCCTCGCCGAGGTCGAGGCCCTCTGCGACCGCCTCAGCATCATCCGCCAGGGGCGGACGGTGGAGAGCGGGACCCTCGACGAGATGCGCCACCTGACCCGCACCACGCTCGACGTCGAGGTCGCCCGCCCACCGACCGGGATGGACGGCCTCGCCGGGGTCCACGGCCTGCGGGTCGACGAGGTCGTCGCCGGCGACGGGGGCCCGGACGGTGACGGGCGGGGCCACCGGGTGCGCTTCGACGTCGACACCGACCAGCTGGGCCGGGCCATCGCCCACTTGAGCGACCTGGGCATCCGCTCGCTGGCCAGCCACCCGCCCACGCTCGAGGAGCTGTTCCTCCGCCACTACGGCGACGAGCTCGAGGGTGAGGCGTGA
- a CDS encoding ABC transporter permease produces the protein MSARFAGTGALVRLALRRDRVRLTLWVGILVALIAWSAQSILALYTEPDLATFARTADANATLIALSGPARGLETFGGRVAFEVWQMAIAVALMGLLTVVRHTRHEEEAGRAELLRAAEVGRHAHSAAALLVTTGASVAVGLGAAALLALQDLPATGSLVLGLALASLGTSFGAIGLLAAQVTEHGRAASGLAVAVMGATYVARAVGDIGSGALSWVSPFGWAQAARPYAGDRWWPLIVSVAVSGVVVLVALAVEERRDVGAGLVRPRPGPPAASSALGTPIGMAWRLQRSTLLAWTVGGALLGLAMGSVAESADDLVGDNEEIRDYLASVSGASLADLFLATILLYLALVATGYALQAVLRVRAEEAAGRGETVLATATSRAAWAGSHVIVAAGGAVCVLGTAAGGLGISYGLAAGDAGEIPRLVAAATAYLPPLALALALAVAVVGLWPQGSVSVWAVLVVAAFVGLLGDGLDLPGWVRDVSPFSHVAAVPAESTPALPLVVLGFLALVTAAAGMVGLRRRDIG, from the coding sequence GTGAGCGCCCGGTTCGCCGGGACCGGGGCGCTGGTGCGGCTGGCGCTGCGCCGGGACCGGGTGCGCCTGACCCTGTGGGTGGGGATCCTCGTGGCCCTCATCGCCTGGAGCGCCCAGAGCATCCTGGCGCTCTACACCGAGCCGGACCTGGCCACCTTCGCCCGCACCGCCGACGCCAACGCCACCCTGATCGCCCTGTCGGGTCCCGCCCGCGGGCTCGAGACCTTCGGCGGCCGGGTCGCCTTCGAGGTCTGGCAGATGGCCATCGCCGTCGCCCTGATGGGCCTGCTGACCGTCGTGCGCCACACCCGCCACGAGGAGGAGGCGGGCCGGGCCGAGCTCCTGCGGGCCGCCGAGGTCGGCCGTCACGCCCACAGCGCCGCCGCCCTGCTGGTGACGACCGGGGCGTCGGTCGCCGTGGGGCTGGGCGCGGCGGCGCTGCTCGCCCTCCAGGACCTGCCCGCCACCGGGTCGCTCGTCCTGGGCCTGGCCCTGGCCAGCCTGGGGACCTCGTTCGGGGCGATCGGCCTCCTGGCCGCCCAGGTCACCGAGCACGGCCGGGCGGCCTCGGGCCTCGCCGTGGCGGTCATGGGGGCGACCTACGTGGCCCGGGCGGTGGGCGACATCGGCAGCGGGGCCCTGTCGTGGGTCTCGCCGTTCGGGTGGGCCCAGGCCGCCCGGCCCTACGCGGGGGACCGGTGGTGGCCGCTGATCGTGTCGGTCGCGGTGAGCGGCGTGGTGGTGCTCGTCGCCCTGGCGGTGGAGGAGCGGCGCGACGTCGGCGCCGGCCTCGTCCGCCCCCGCCCCGGCCCGCCCGCGGCGTCGTCGGCCCTCGGCACGCCGATCGGGATGGCCTGGCGGCTCCAGCGGAGCACCCTGCTGGCCTGGACGGTCGGCGGCGCCCTCCTCGGCCTCGCCATGGGCTCGGTCGCCGAGAGCGCCGACGACCTCGTCGGCGACAACGAGGAGATCCGGGACTACCTGGCGTCGGTGTCGGGTGCCTCGCTGGCCGACCTCTTCCTGGCCACGATCCTCCTGTACCTCGCCCTCGTCGCCACCGGCTACGCCCTGCAGGCGGTCCTGCGGGTGCGGGCCGAGGAGGCCGCCGGTCGGGGCGAGACCGTCCTGGCCACCGCCACGTCCCGGGCGGCGTGGGCCGGAAGCCACGTGATCGTGGCGGCCGGCGGGGCGGTGTGCGTCCTGGGCACGGCGGCGGGCGGGCTCGGCATCTCCTACGGCCTCGCTGCGGGCGACGCCGGCGAGATCCCCCGCCTGGTGGCGGCGGCGACGGCGTACCTCCCCCCGCTCGCCCTCGCCCTCGCCCTGGCCGTCGCCGTCGTCGGGCTCTGGCCCCAGGGGTCGGTGTCGGTCTGGGCCGTGCTGGTGGTGGCGGCCTTCGTCGGCCTCCTCGGCGACGGCCTCGACCTGCCCGGGTGGGTCAGGGACGTGTCGCCGTTCAGCCACGTCGCCGCGGTCCCGGCCGAGTCGACGCCGGCGCTGCCACTGGTGGTCCTGGGCTTCCTCGCCCTGGTCACGGCGGCCGCCGGGATGGTGGGACTGCGCCGTCGCGACATCGGCTGA